DNA from Candidatus Dormiibacterota bacterium:
TGAAGAACGGGGCCTTCGACTACCTGACGAAGCCATTGGCCAGGGACGCGGTGGTCCTGGCGGTGCGCCGGGCCCTGGAGAAGGCCCGCCTGCTCAGCGAGAACCTGGCGCTCGTCGAGCAGCTCGTCGATCGCTTCTCGCTCCCCAACATCATCGGCGACCACGGCAAGATGCAGGACGTCTTCCGCATGGTCCGGAAGGTGGCGCCGAGCGCGTCGACCGTGCTCATCTACGGAGAGTCGGGCACCGGCAAGGAGCTGATCGCCCGCGCCATTCACTACAACTCCCCGCGCGCGGCGCGCCCCTTTCTCGCGATCAACTGTGCCGCCATCCCGGAACCGCTCCTGGAGAGCGAGCTGTTCGGCCACGAACGGGGGGCGTTCACGGGGGCCGTCGCGCGCAAGATCGGTCTGTTCGAGGAGGCCTCGTCGAGCACGCTGTTCCTCGACGAGGTCGGCGATCTCGGCATGACCATGCAGGCCAAGATCCTGCGCGCCCTGCAGGAAAAGGAGATCCGGCGCGTGGGCGGCAATGCCTCCATCCCCGTCGACGTGCGCATCGTGGCGGCCACCAACAAGAACCTCACACGCATGCTGCAGGAGGGGAAGTTCCGGGAGGATCTCTACTACCGTCTCAATGTCCTGACCATCCTGTTGCCACCCTTGAGGGAGCGCACCACCGACATCCCGCGGCTGGTCGACCATTTCATCGCCCGTCACGCAGGCAGTGCCGCCAAGACGATCCGGGGGATCGACGACCAGGCCCTGAACGTCCTGATGCAGTACCACTGGCCGGGAAACGTAAGGCAGCTCGAGTCGGCGATCGAGAGGGCGGTGCTCCTCTGCGAGAGGCCGGCGATCGGTCCGGAGGACCTGCCCCAGGAGATCCGTCACAGGCGCGACGAGGGGTCGCTCGGGATCGAGATTCCCGACGCGGGAATCTCCTTCGAGGTCCTCGAGAAGGAGCTCCTGGAGCAGGCGCTGCGGAAGGGACGCAGCGTCTCGGCGGCGGCACGCCTTCTCGGTCTCACGCGGCGCACGCTGCAGTACAGGCTCAAGAAATTCGGTCTCGCCTTCGGGTCGGCGGGGGACGAGCGCGAGCCGGAAGACGACGAGTCCCCGCGGCCGGCGTCCCCGGACTCTCCAGGGGTGCCTGCACCAAATGGTGCAGCCGCCGCACCGGAACGTTAAGAAATCCGCCCGCTCTGCTTCACGAATCGCTCCCGGCGGCATCCCCCTCGATCGCCACAACTGCTTGAACGAGAGCGACTTGGGCAATCAGCACGGCCGTCAGGTCGATCGTGGCACCGAGGTTGCTTAGGACCTGTGAGGAGGTGTGACAAATGAAGAAACTGTTCGTACTGGCCCTGGCGGCGGTGTGCGTGCTCGGACTCGCGTCGCTGTCCATGGCGGCCGAGAAGGCGGTCTCGAAGAACGCGTCGCACAGGATGCTGGGCGAGGTCGTGAGCGTGGACGCGGCCGGCCATTCCTTCACGATCAAGGAAACTGTGAAGGGTGGTGAGGCGAAGGAGGTCACTTTCAACTTCGACGAGAAGGGGAAGGTGATGGTCGCGGGCAAGGCGGCCAAGCTGGAGGATCTGAAGGCCGGCGACTCGGTGACGGTCCGCTACACCGAGAAGGATGGCAACAAGATCGCCCAGGAGCTGCACGTCGCGAAGCCGGCGGCCGCGAAGACCTCGAAATCGAAGTAACGCCTCTCGAACAACCGACCCACCGAACGCGGCCTCCGGGCCGCGTTCTTTTTTTTTGGCCCGGGGTCGGCTATCCGCCTGCGGCGTCGCGGATCAGGCGCGGGACCAGGTCCGCATCCTCCGGGGGAGGGGCCAGCCTGAGAAGGTGATCCTCGCGGCCCGACTCCTCATCGGCCGGGTTGTCCTCGGAGACGGCGATCGGGCCCGGCCGGTCCATCGGGATGCCGATTTCGAAATGCGAGCCGCCGCGGGACGCGCGCACGGTGCAGGTCGGGGCCCCGCCGACGCGCTCGATCTCGATCATCTCCAGGGTCGCGCCCGGGACGCTCCGGGCGGCGCTCGCCAGGGCGGCGTCGAGATCGAAGCCGGTCCGATTCAGGAGCGCCGCGAGATCCCGCGAGCGCTCCGCGCCGAGTCTGTTGCTGACCAGGTCGTTGGACTGGGAGCGCGCCAGGATGTACAGCGGGCGCGCCGCGAGCTTCTGCAGAGCCTGGAGATCGTCGCGTCGCACGACGACGAACGTGCGGCGGTCGCCCGAGACCTCTCCCAGGAACGACGCCTCGTCCGGGAATGTGTCCGGGTCGTGGCCGTACAGCCGGCCGAACCTCAGATCGTCGCTGTGGGGCGAAATCAATCCCACCGTCCTGCGCAGGTAGAACGGCAGACCGCGCAGGTAGGTTTGGTAGGCGTAGATCGTCTCGCCCGGCCGCATCTCGCGGCGCGCGATCTCCGCGAAGTGTTTCGTCTCGTTGAGGTAGTTGACGCGACCCACGACGGTGAGCGCGGTCTCGCACGCGATCATCCAGAGCAGGGCCAGGACGCCGAGCCCGGCGAGCTGCCGGCCGGCGCGCGCCAGTCGGGAGCCCAGGAGAAGACCGCCCAGCGCGAGCCCCGTCACCACGATGCAGAGGGGGGCGGCGAGCCCGCCGACCACCAGGATTTCCCAGGACGCGTGTCGGTGCCGCAGGGCGGCGGCGGAGACGGCGATCACGACCAGCAGCAGGGACGGCCAGAAAAAAACCGCCCGGGATGACGCGGCGCCCCGTTCGCCGTCGAGCGCCGTCGCGACGAGGAGCGCCGCGGCGGGGAAGAGCGGCAGGATGTAGAGCGGCAGCTTCGACTGCGCGGCGCTGAAGAACAGCAGCCCCGGAATCGCCCACGACCACAGGAACGCCGGGGCTTCCTGCTTGAGCGTGCCCCAGGCGCCACCGGGAGGCCGGGCGCCGCGCCGCATGAGATGCAGGGGCAGGTAGAGGGTCCACGGCAGAAGGCCTGCGGCGGCGATCGCCAGGTAGTAGTACCAGGCCCCCTGGTGCCGGTGCACCGGCGTGGCGAAGCGCTGCAGGTGCTCGTGCACGAGGAAATAGGACAGGAAGCCCGGGTTGGCGATCGAGACCGCGGCGAACCACGGAATCACGATCGCGACAAACAGCAGGACGCCCGGCACCCAGGGCAGCTCCCGGGCGCGCCGCCACTCTTGTCTGAGAGTCAGGAAGGAGCCGATCGTCAGGGCGGGGAGGACGGCGCCAATCGGCCCCTTGACCAGGACACCGCCCGCCGCCGCGGCGAACATCCCGAGATAGGCGCGTCGCCCGCCCGTCCCGCCGCGATGGCCCTTGAGGTAGAAAAGGAGGGTCAGACAGACGAAGAAGGCCAGGCCGAGGTCGAGTGTGAGTACGTGGCTTGCGATGAAGAATCCGAGGGAGGATGCCAGGACCAGGAGCGCCAGGTTCGCGCGCCGTCGCTCGAACAGCAGGATTCCGATGCGCCGGGTCACCAGAAGGATCCCCGCGGCGAAAAGGATCTGTCCGCAGCGCGCGCCGGTCTCGTCGAGTCCCCAGACCGCCATGGAAGTCGCCGTGATCCAATAGACGAGCGGCGGCTTGTCGAGGAAGACCGCGCCATCGATGCGCGGCGTGATGAAATCGCGCCGGGCGAGCATCTCGCGTGCCACGTCGGCGTAGCGGCCTTCGTCCCTCTCCCACAGACCCCAGGGGGAAAAGCCGAGCAGCAGGAGAAGAGCGAGGGAGCCGGCGGGCGGCCAGAGACGCGACCGTTTCGTGCGAATCATCCTCCGGAATCTTAGTACGGTTTATACTCTCGCGCCATGAGTCAGCCGGCCGCGTCCTCCGAGCGTGGCAGGGTCTATGTGTTCGCCCTGAGAGTGCTGGGAAGCGCCGGCCGCTGGTGGCCGTTCCTCCTGGTCGGCGCCGTCGCCTTCCTGGGCTGGGAAGAGCTGCAGCGCATCGATCTGAACGAGGTCAGGCACGCCCTGCACTCGCTGTCGGGCCGGTGGCTTCTCGTCGCCGCGTCGCTGACCGTCCTGAACCTGGCTCTTCTCGGCTGCTACGACCTCGTGACCCTGGAAGGATCGCCGGTGCCGCGTCCGGCGCGCTGGGGGCTGGGGACGCTCGCCTTCGCCTGGAGCAACTTCCTGACGCTCGGCCCGATCGCCGGTCCGGCGATCCGTTTCTGGCTGTACCGTCCCTACGCCGTCGACGGCGCGGTCCTGCGCGGCGCCATCGTGGCCAACATCGTGGCGTTCGCGACATCCCTCGGCGTCTGCTTCGTCGGGTCCTGGACGCTGAACGTGAACCTCGCGCCGTTCGCCGTCGTGACGATCCTGGCGCTTCTGGCCGTGCTCCTCGGACGTCTGGGCCGCACCTCCAGGGCCCCTGCCTGGATGCGCCGCGGAACAGGTGCCTGGGCGGTGCTCCTGTCGATAGCGCTCCTCGACTGGGTCCTGGCCACGGGCGTGTTCGTCGCCATCGTGCGGGCCACCGGCCAGGAGTTCGACTGGCGCGAGATCGCGCGGCTGTTCTTCTCGGGACAGGTCATCGGGGTGATCTCGCTCCTCCCCGGCGGGCTCGGCAGCGCCGACGCCTTCTGGCTCATCCGTCTTCCCGTGGGGGCGGCCGCCGCTGGGGCGGCGCTCATCGCCTACCGGACGATCTACTACATGGTGCCGTGGGTTCTGGCCTGCCTGGTCCTCCTGGGTCGCGGGGCGCGCGCCGGGGCGCGCTGGCTCAAGCCGGTCCCGTCGATCCTGGCCCTGCTCATCGGCGGCGGGGCCGTGGTCCTTCTGGCGTCCACGGCCTCGCCCGCCCTGGCCCACCGCCTGAAGGTCCTGGAGCGCTGGGTGCCGGTGGGGGTGGTCGAACTGTCCCACCTGGTCGCCGCGCTGACCGGACTCGCGCTCCTCCTGCTGGCGCGCGGCGTGGCGCGCGGCTATCGCGAGGCGCACCGGCTGACCGTGACGCTCCTCCTGGTGGGCGGGGTCGGGGCTCTCCTGAAGGGACTCGATTACGAAGAGGCGATCATCCTGTTCGCCCTCGGAGGCGTGACGGCCTCCCAGGCCGCCCTGTTCAGGAAGGAGGGGAGGGCCCCGTGGTTCGGCTGGACGACCCTGGCCATCGCCGCGCTGGCCTTCGGGATTTTCGCCGTCGTCGGTTTCCGTTCCTATACCTCGATGGAGTACGACCCGTCCCTCTGGTGGACGTTCGGCTTCTTCGGCCATGGGGAGCAGGTGGCGCGCTTCCTGCGGTCGCTGGCCCTGATGGGCGTGTCCGCGGTCGCCTTCCTCCTGTACGTCGGCCTGCGCGTGCCGGCCCCCTTCCACCCCCCGACGCGCGACGAGATCGAGCGGGCCCTGAAGATCCACGAAGAGCGCGGCGCGGGGACCTCGGCCCTGATGGTGGCGGCGGGGGACAAGTCGATCTTCTTCTTCGGCGATCGCGCCTTCGCGGCGTACCGGGTCGTCGGATCGTACCTCGTCGTGTTCAGCGATCCGACCGTGGCCGAAGGAGAGGAGCGCGACTTCCTCGAGGGGCTGATGGCGCTGGCGCACGAGATGGACCGCCGCCTCGTGTTCTACCAGGTTGCGCCCTTCTGGCTGCCGCTCCTGCACGATCACGGCTTCTCGTTCTTCAAGCTCGGCGAGGAGGCGATCCTCGATCTGGAGGAGTTTTCCCCGGAAGGGTCCCGGTGGAAGCACTTCCGCCACGCCGTCAACCGGCTGGAGGGACGCGAGGGGTACAGCTTCACGGTGGCCCCCGCGGACGGCGTGGCCGCCCTCCTGCCCGAGCTGAAGCGCATCTCCGACGAATGGCTCATGACCAAGGAGGCGCGCGAGAAGCAGTTCTCGATCGGCTCCTTCAACGAGGCCTACCTGACGCGGTTTCCATGCGCCCTCGTGCTCGATCATCTTGGAAGGCCGATCGCCTTCGCGAACGTCCTGACTGGCCCGGGCCGGCAGGAGCTGTCGATCGACCTGATGCGTCACACCGCCGCAGCGCCCGAGGGCGTCATGGACTACCTGTTCGTCAAGCTCCTGCTCTGGGGCAAGACGGAGCAGTTCCGCGCGTTCAACTTCGGCATGGCGCCGCTCGCCTCCGTCGGAGAAGTGAGCGGCGCGAGACTGTGGGAACGGCTCGCCCACCTCCTGTTCCGTCACGGGGAGGGGCTGTACAATTTCCAGGGCCTGAGGGCCTACAAGGCCAAGTACCATCCCAGGTGGGTGCCGCGCTACATGGCGTACCCGGAGTTCTGGGAATGGCCGCTCGCCGCGGTGCAGGTGTCGGTGCTGATCGCGGGCGGCTGGCGCTCTTTCCTGCAGCCCAGACGGGGGACCTCGTGATTGTCTTCGCGCTCGCCATCGGTATGCTCCTGGGAGCGCAACCCCCCGCTCCGACGCCTGCGGCCACCCCCGGCCCTCCGTCGATCGAGGAGCGCAGGCTGCGCCTGCCGATCGTGGGCGAGGCGAGCGTGTATCTTCCGGCGGGGGCGCCGGAGAGGGCCATCCTCTTCGTGAGCGGCGACGATGGCTGGAGCAAGGGAGTCGTCGACATGGCACGGCGCTCGGCCGGCGGCGCGTCGGCGGTCGTCGCGGGGCTGTCGTATCCGACGCTGCGCAAGGCCGCTCTCCTGTCGAAGGGACCCTGCTGGTATCCGGCCGGGGAGCTGGAGGTGATCGGACAATCGCTGGAGAAGCAGCTGCGGTTTCCGGAATACTCGAGACCCATGCTCCTCGGTTATTCCAGCGGCGCAACGCTGGTCTACGCCGCTCTCGCGGCGTCGAGCGAGAGCTTTTCGGGAGGCATGAGCCTGGGGTTCTGCCCGGACCTCGAGGGGGTCCCCCCGCTGTGCGCGCACGACGCTTTCCGCCCCAGGTACGACGCATCGAAGAGGAGAGTGGATCTCCCGCCGGTCGACGAGATCGCCGGGCATTGGGAGGTCCTCCAGGGGGCGCTCGACAAGGCCTGCACCCCGGAGGCCACCCACGCCTTCGCGAGGAACATCCGCGGCGCCCACGTCACCCTCCTGGAAGGGGTCGGACACGGTTTCGGCAACCCGGCGAGATGGAGCGCCGCCTTCGACGAAGGACTCGCGGAGATCGTCCGCATCTCAAACCAGGAAGCCGCGGCCGCCAGGGCCCCCCGCGCGTCGGTCGATCCAAACCTGGCGCAGGACCTCGAGGCGCTCGACCTCCCCCTGGTGCTGCGCCTGGTCGAACGGCCGCGCGCCTTCCTGCTGTTCATCTCGGGAGACGGCGGCTGGTCGAGCCTGGACAAGACGCTCGTCGGCACTCTGGCGGATCACGGTGTCTCGACGGTCGCGATCAACACGCTGAAATACTTCTGGAGCGAGAAGACGCCCGAGCAGGTCGCCGCGGATCTCGAGCGACTCGTCAAAGTCTGCCGGCGTGACGGCCTGCCGCTGTTCGGCGGGGGGTACTCGTTCGGCGCCGAAGTGCTGCCGGTGGTCGTGGATCGTCCCGCATTCAAGGACGTCTTCCGCGGGCTCGTTCTCATCTCACCGGGACCGCACGCCTCCTTCGAGGTCAGCGTCCTGGACTGGCTGCGCAAGAAGGAGAAATCCACCCCCTACAACGTCCTGGAGCATGCGCGGGCCCTGGGTGCCCTGCCGATCTTCTGCAGCGCGGGTGAAAAGGACGAGGAGTCGATCTGCCCCGATCTGCGCGGGGAGGCGGAGCGCGTCGTCGCCCTGCTGCCCGGCGCGCACCACTACAGCGGGCAGTACGACAAGCTCGCGACCGAGGTCGCGTCGTTCCTGAACAGATTCCTCGCGGCCGCGGGAGACCCGGCCGCCGGTCCCGCGCCTCCCCCTACTGAGTGATCTGCTCCAGGAACACCGCGCGAGCCTTGGCGATGTCCGCGAGCACGGCCTCCTTTTCGGCGCCGGTATTCCAGCCGGTGTGCTCGCGGGCGGCCTTCTCGAGACGGTCGATCCAGGCGAGGAAATAGGCGGCGTCGTCGGTCGACCGCCTGGACGCGTCTCCCACCACGACATAGACCGGACTCGTGGTCCCGAACGGGTAGATGTCCAGGACCGGGTGCTCCGGCCGCTCGGAGTAGGCGCGCAGCAGGTACCAGCCGCTCTCCCGGACCGGGATGGCCCGGTCGACCGTGGCCGCGCGCCTGTCGCCCGTCAGAGGCAGATCCGCGACCACCTTGCCGTCGCCGATGATCTCCAGGTGGTCCATGGGGACGATCGAGGCGAGCGTCGCCCGCGCCCGCAGTGTCCCGCCACCGGCTGGCAGTCGGATCTCGCCGCCGGGACCCTTGCCCCCGAGCGTGAGCTGGACGAGCGGCCCGTTGGTCGCGAACGTCCGGCCGGCCCGAATCCCCTCCAGGAACCGGGCCTGATCGGGACGCGTGCCGGTCTGGACGTAGACGCGGTCCACCCCCACAGGACCGCGCAGCGAGGCATAGTCCGCCATGGCGTCGGTGCCGGCGCCGGCCGGCAGACGGAAGCCGCAGTTCAGGAGTCGGTACCAGACGCCGGAGGTCGCGAGGTGGTCGCTGAAACCGACGACCTCGAGGTAATCGACCTTGCCGAGCGCGACGCCGACCGGCAGGTCGTTCGTCAGCGGCTCCTCCATCCTGCCCGGGTCGGGCGCGGTGTCGAACGGATGCACGTAGCCCGTCACCGCCCCCTGGGCGTGCGCCATATCGAAGATGGACGGGTTGTTCGGGTACGGGCTCGAGGCGGGGGTGTTCACGTAGGCGGCGTACGCCGGCACCAGGAAATGGTCCTTGGGACCGAGGATGGCCGTGTGACCCCAGAAGCTCGTGTGGTACTCCTGACCGTGCGCGATGATGGCTCCGGATGTCCAGGAGGGGGCGGGGCCATCGCTGAAGTAGGCGATGTCCGGCACGCGCTGCTCCTTGTTCACCACCAGGTTCTCGATCACCGCGAGGTCCTCTGCCATGGCCTGCAGGGCCAGGTGCTTCGGTGTGTTACGGTAGGTCCCCGCGTAGTTCATGTGCACGTGCAGGTCCCCCCCGTAGAAGCCGCGCGAGGGGAGGTCGGCGATCCGATCGAGACCGATCCGCAGAGTGGC
Protein-coding regions in this window:
- a CDS encoding sigma-54 dependent transcriptional regulator, translated to MIDTRRVLVVDDERKQLDILKAILGREGFDVDTAATAEAAVAILHDAPPAVILTDLKLPGMDGIGLLEETLRMSPQTVVIIVTAHGTIDTAVRAMKNGAFDYLTKPLARDAVVLAVRRALEKARLLSENLALVEQLVDRFSLPNIIGDHGKMQDVFRMVRKVAPSASTVLIYGESGTGKELIARAIHYNSPRAARPFLAINCAAIPEPLLESELFGHERGAFTGAVARKIGLFEEASSSTLFLDEVGDLGMTMQAKILRALQEKEIRRVGGNASIPVDVRIVAATNKNLTRMLQEGKFREDLYYRLNVLTILLPPLRERTTDIPRLVDHFIARHAGSAAKTIRGIDDQALNVLMQYHWPGNVRQLESAIERAVLLCERPAIGPEDLPQEIRHRRDEGSLGIEIPDAGISFEVLEKELLEQALRKGRSVSAAARLLGLTRRTLQYRLKKFGLAFGSAGDEREPEDDESPRPASPDSPGVPAPNGAAAAPER
- a CDS encoding glycosyltransferase family 39 protein; translation: MIRTKRSRLWPPAGSLALLLLLGFSPWGLWERDEGRYADVAREMLARRDFITPRIDGAVFLDKPPLVYWITATSMAVWGLDETGARCGQILFAAGILLVTRRIGILLFERRRANLALLVLASSLGFFIASHVLTLDLGLAFFVCLTLLFYLKGHRGGTGGRRAYLGMFAAAAGGVLVKGPIGAVLPALTIGSFLTLRQEWRRARELPWVPGVLLFVAIVIPWFAAVSIANPGFLSYFLVHEHLQRFATPVHRHQGAWYYYLAIAAAGLLPWTLYLPLHLMRRGARPPGGAWGTLKQEAPAFLWSWAIPGLLFFSAAQSKLPLYILPLFPAAALLVATALDGERGAASSRAVFFWPSLLLVVIAVSAAALRHRHASWEILVVGGLAAPLCIVVTGLALGGLLLGSRLARAGRQLAGLGVLALLWMIACETALTVVGRVNYLNETKHFAEIARREMRPGETIYAYQTYLRGLPFYLRRTVGLISPHSDDLRFGRLYGHDPDTFPDEASFLGEVSGDRRTFVVVRRDDLQALQKLAARPLYILARSQSNDLVSNRLGAERSRDLAALLNRTGFDLDAALASAARSVPGATLEMIEIERVGGAPTCTVRASRGGSHFEIGIPMDRPGPIAVSEDNPADEESGREDHLLRLAPPPEDADLVPRLIRDAAGG
- the mprF gene encoding bifunctional lysylphosphatidylglycerol flippase/synthetase MprF, with the protein product MSQPAASSERGRVYVFALRVLGSAGRWWPFLLVGAVAFLGWEELQRIDLNEVRHALHSLSGRWLLVAASLTVLNLALLGCYDLVTLEGSPVPRPARWGLGTLAFAWSNFLTLGPIAGPAIRFWLYRPYAVDGAVLRGAIVANIVAFATSLGVCFVGSWTLNVNLAPFAVVTILALLAVLLGRLGRTSRAPAWMRRGTGAWAVLLSIALLDWVLATGVFVAIVRATGQEFDWREIARLFFSGQVIGVISLLPGGLGSADAFWLIRLPVGAAAAGAALIAYRTIYYMVPWVLACLVLLGRGARAGARWLKPVPSILALLIGGGAVVLLASTASPALAHRLKVLERWVPVGVVELSHLVAALTGLALLLLARGVARGYREAHRLTVTLLLVGGVGALLKGLDYEEAIILFALGGVTASQAALFRKEGRAPWFGWTTLAIAALAFGIFAVVGFRSYTSMEYDPSLWWTFGFFGHGEQVARFLRSLALMGVSAVAFLLYVGLRVPAPFHPPTRDEIERALKIHEERGAGTSALMVAAGDKSIFFFGDRAFAAYRVVGSYLVVFSDPTVAEGEERDFLEGLMALAHEMDRRLVFYQVAPFWLPLLHDHGFSFFKLGEEAILDLEEFSPEGSRWKHFRHAVNRLEGREGYSFTVAPADGVAALLPELKRISDEWLMTKEAREKQFSIGSFNEAYLTRFPCALVLDHLGRPIAFANVLTGPGRQELSIDLMRHTAAAPEGVMDYLFVKLLLWGKTEQFRAFNFGMAPLASVGEVSGARLWERLAHLLFRHGEGLYNFQGLRAYKAKYHPRWVPRYMAYPEFWEWPLAAVQVSVLIAGGWRSFLQPRRGTS
- a CDS encoding AcvB/VirJ family lysyl-phosphatidylglycerol hydrolase, coding for MIVFALAIGMLLGAQPPAPTPAATPGPPSIEERRLRLPIVGEASVYLPAGAPERAILFVSGDDGWSKGVVDMARRSAGGASAVVAGLSYPTLRKAALLSKGPCWYPAGELEVIGQSLEKQLRFPEYSRPMLLGYSSGATLVYAALAASSESFSGGMSLGFCPDLEGVPPLCAHDAFRPRYDASKRRVDLPPVDEIAGHWEVLQGALDKACTPEATHAFARNIRGAHVTLLEGVGHGFGNPARWSAAFDEGLAEIVRISNQEAAAARAPRASVDPNLAQDLEALDLPLVLRLVERPRAFLLFISGDGGWSSLDKTLVGTLADHGVSTVAINTLKYFWSEKTPEQVAADLERLVKVCRRDGLPLFGGGYSFGAEVLPVVVDRPAFKDVFRGLVLISPGPHASFEVSVLDWLRKKEKSTPYNVLEHARALGALPIFCSAGEKDEESICPDLRGEAERVVALLPGAHHYSGQYDKLATEVASFLNRFLAAAGDPAAGPAPPPTE